Part of the Candoia aspera isolate rCanAsp1 chromosome 1, rCanAsp1.hap2, whole genome shotgun sequence genome, CTTATTATGTGTGGAAAAACGTTCAGTCATGCAGGGGATAATATCTGCCTCTATTTCAGAGACTGATGCTTCAATCTCCACTCAGAATCTCTTTGGCTTCATCCAAGGGAAGGTTTTGCTGAACTCCAGAGCTTTTAAAAGCCTCTGCATAAAACCCAGAGCAGTAAAACTCTCTCGTTCTTTCATGAGATTGAAGCAGAAGGCTACACCTAAACTGTAAACATTCAAGCTCATTACTCAAATGTAATAACTTTAAGGACTGGGACCTGAATgtccttgttttcttcttcctccctccctccctccttccctgcctgtctgtctgtcttctttgCACTAAGTTTTAAAGCCTGTAGAAAAaaggtctttctctctctctcttgtttacAGATAACTGTAAACAATTCCAGGAGCTTTGAAACTGAAGAGCAAAATAAACTCACTTTAAAGACTTTGCACTAGAAATACAACTGAAATCTTCAACCTGTATAAATAAGACAAACTAAATAGACTGACAATTTTGCATAATCTATTCTAATTTTACTTGCCAATGGCAGGGACAAAAGCCTAAATAGGCATGTGGGGTTTCAACAGACCCTGCCCACCTTAAATTGCTAATTCTTACAGCTGAGAAATAAACTTTTTTCCCCATGTAAGCTCTGAGAGTATATACCCCTGAGAAGCACATATAAAGACACCTCTACTCAGTTGTTACTTCAGAGAACAGGATGGAGGAACATCCAAGCAAAAGAGAACTAGCAGAAACTGCTGGAACATCTTTCAATTCCAAGGAAGACTTACCCAGGTCAATATCAGTGAAGCCTTCTGCATTGATGGCATCAGAGgtgtttttatctatgttttccAAACAAAGGCTTGCCAACTGGGGCTCATCGAAGAGTCTCGCCTAAGAAACAGCCATCAACCAACAAGGATGAATGGGAGGGGTTCTCGGGGGGAGTTTTTACCCTATTCCATTCACCAGGAGGGTGAAGGTGTCGTAGCTGTACCTGCCCCAAACGCTCCGTATGCACAGAAGGATGGGATAAAAATGCTATAGAAATAAGTATCTCCCAAATTCATATGAGGTGGTGACCACACCTGACCATTGATGCATTTGGTATCTGGTTACATTAGATCTGATGGTGTCAAGGCATCCAAGCCAGGTGAGCGACAACTTCCTTAAGGACTTCACCACTTTGTCAGCGGTTTGCTAAAATTATTTCAGCCACTCATACGCCATATGACTGCACATGGTACCAAGGCCATGTGCAACAAAGCGAAGGACAACAACACataaaaatgtaaacataaaCCCGTATCTGAATGTTAAAATCGCTGGCACCAATTTAGAGGACTACAGAAGACATGGAAGTAGACCCCTTCCAAGGCTCAATTTTAATTCTGCCTGAAGGGCATTCCATGGTTTGTGAGCCGCACCAGACCAAGTCCTTTCTCTTGGATATAAACGATGGCTCTACGTGTGCTCCACTGATGCTAGCAAGCACCAAAAACAAAACTAACTTGGCTGCCCAGTTTGTTTCCTTTCCAGTTCTTAACTTTAACCAGGAGCCATGATAGTCACTAGGATGTACTATGGAAGCTCATAAGGATCCTTTCCAGCAGTAAACGACAACTGGCAGCTTCACAGAGAATTGATCAGAGAAGGCAGGCAATTAGTCAGTCTCAGCACCTTCCTCGACTCATGCCAAGAACCTTCAACCTAAAAGGCTAGTCCACAGGCAAAGATTTTCAAACATACCTGGGTTAAAAGCATGAATGCATTATCTGCTCTGAGGTTTTTCTTCAGAAACTCCACACAGTGAGCCTCAAGGGCAGGGACTGCGTATTTTTTTGCAGTGTAAAGAGTCGTCATCACAGTCTCTGGCCCAATCTGAACTTCATCTGAATAAAGAaatctgaggggaaaaaatggggaggtgagggaaaggaaaaaatattcttgCAATCAAAGCAACATTATTTATTGGAGAAAATGTATCAGGAATGTCGAATTATTAGGTGTTATGCAGAAGGTCCTTCTACGGCCTAATTAAGAGGTAAATTCCCATTGTGCACCAATTCAACAACAGTTTATTTTAAACTAGGACCATTCACCTCACCTGTAAatccatgaggactagaaacttctttttaaaattggaacGGTTAAGACAGAGTATGCTACACTGGGCAGCAGACCGgcatatgaaatatatatatttatttactacacTTCTGTCTTTCCTTTGCAGATCTTAAAACTAAGTCATTCAGTGACTTCTGCAGTTGAGATATTTGTACAGGGAATCTACCGATTCTAATTCATCTCTCCAAACAATATTCTGGCAAACCTGAAAACCTGCATCTTTGTTGTAAAAATTTATtgatctatcaaatttatatagctacccatctcaccagAAGAAATGTCTAGGTTTATGTAGTATCTTTATGGTTTATAATTTTCAATTCAATCTctattatatcctgcctttctgacAGGACACTTAATGTGTTTCATATCCAAATATATCTGTAGCAGTTAATTAAATTGCAATACCAGGCTGATCATAACTGCACAATTTAGGGATTATGGCTCACCAGCATTCCTTCCCATATCTTTACCGCTACCTTCTGAGGGCTTATAAACTATACATGAATGCAAACCAGGCTTGCAAGGCCTCCAGCTTGACAAACGGAAACAGATGTCATCATATTGCCAAGTTTTGAGGGTAAAAAATGTGATATTGGGCCTGGACATAGAAGTAGAAGCTAAGAAATAGAAGGGGCATCCCTTAAACTCCTGATCTTTTAAAATTCAAGCCCCATGCATGACAAAGGAAATTAATCTGATCCAGGATAAGAAAGGGAGTGcatgaaaaatcagaaagagaagCATTATGAATAcagggtgggaaggaaggaagccagtTAAGAAACTGGAAAGAGCTCCAAAAATACAGGATTGCCATCTAAGACATAGCATGGCTTCCTAAAAAAGTACAAACTACAGCCTTTTAAAAATACCTCAAATAAAAGCGGTGCATGGAACGCCACTGCACCAACCTGGTTGCAGGCAGGTTgcaaatcgggggggggggggaatcacatTACTGGCATGGAAGCAGGGCTTACTTCAGCAAAGCTAAGAAGGCAGCAGGCTCCACATCAGGCAGTTCTATCTCCGTGGAGGTTGTGGCCATCCCGCCATTGAACATGGCATCAAAGACCGCGCTGCCCACAGCCAGCACAAATCTGACATATGAAAACACAAACAAGAAAAGCCTTGCTTGACTGGATTCTGCTCTCAATCTTTCCTCTATTTTTATTCCACCATTTTTCGCCCCCCAGAGTTAAATTGTACATAAAATACCACAGACAACAATGCCGAAAATCTGCATACTCACAGATTCCAATGCACAGGTCATACAGCTTGGAATAAATGTGGGTATATATTACACAATTCCTAAATAAAGTAAATTTAAATCGTATCTGAGTGTTTTACAACTGCGTTAAGATTTACTCTTGCTAGTCCTTAAGACCAAATTCATGGACTTTTACCAAAAGCTGTttttccataggaaaaaaaatcaaagcaagaacaaaaatataactttaaaagTCAGTTTAAGCATGAGAGATTAACACATTATTGCCCTCATGATGCACTTTCCATATTCTGGAAAAACATTACTTTGTCATGTAAGTACTAGCCTTTGATTCTGTAAAGTTCTGTGcaattcatcttttatttttatttacttattaattaattactaaatttatacaccgcccatctcactataaaagtgactctgggcagctatctTCTCCTATCTTCAAGGAAAATATTCTGTTTAGTATCTTTACAtgcataaaaagaattttaaacatAAACCTTTCATTTTATAATTGCTCCCCTTAGCAGGCACAGCTCAGTTGTGCAAAAAGCGACACAAACTGCACTGCACACATGGCCAGGATTTTGAATTCCATTCTTAGGTAGTACAAAGGCTCCATTTAGCAGCAGCAAACAGATATGATTTAAGTGTTGTAGCAACCGGTTAATGTGCATACACATTGAGGAAATACATGATGCTGCAAACATATTGAAATTAATTCACATTGTTAAACAGAAAGCTGTTTATAAATCATTTCCTAACTACAAGTCATGAACAACTCTTTATTCAATAGTTCTGTACAGATCAAAGCAAGCAGTCAGACCACAAAAAAGCCCCTCCACCCTACACAAAAGGAGAGAATCAACCTCAAACACACCCAGCGCAGACTGGCACCAACTGCCCTGGTGCTTGATCACTGGCTGCAAATGAACAAGGCAGACACAGCGCAAGGCCCTTGGAATTTTTGTGGGTCAAGTTCCCCCTTAGCAGGAGCTCCCAAGAGAACCCTCTCCTCTAACATATTGTGAGTAGGGCACATTTAAAACTTTGCCCGTGGGTGCATTAAGCAAAAAACGGTCCATAGCTTCTTCAGTTCAGTTCTGCAATACTGTACAGAAAGATCAGCAGCCCCACAGTGTATCTGAAGTCCGCATTCAAGAATGCTTTGTGAAAGCCAGGCCATTTTTGACTGTGCCTTGCCTGACCTGTGAGGAACTACCCTTTCATCCTATTGTGCACAATCCTCACCCATCTTGCCCTCAGCCCAGTTCCACCAACCCACCACAGAATAGAAAACAGGCTTTTCAAAGCCATTTGTCCACataaactctctctctcagcttctGGTCCTTCCCATCTTTCCCCATCCCAGTCCCCTCTTTGACCCCACCCATCCCACCTCGGTCAGCCCAGTCTGCCCAAGCCCCTTTCTCTCCACCCCAAATCTGCCACCCCTTTCCTTCCCCCAGCATACGGTCAAAGGAGGGGGGGGCTCCCTTTTGCTGGAAGCGCTCAAGCAGGGGCAAACCAGCCATCCCTTGGTATGCTTTAACTTGGTcttttgcactgagcaggggggtGGACTCCATGACCTCAATGACCCCCTTCCCCTTCCAGGATTCGGTATACATTCCACCCAAATGACGGACATCCCCCCAGTCACCTCCAGGGCCTCTATagacctctcccctcccctcccctccccacgtACACACTCCTATTGATAGCTTCCATAGCCCCAAGGACAGGGCCCTCGTCTTCCTCCTCTTTGAGGTGGGGCAGGGCACCACACCCCATTCCTCGCCCCCTTCCAATTCCCGAGCACCCTCCCCAAGGAAAATGACCCTCCCCCATTCTCTTCCGCCAACCCCCAAGGCCCCCTTCCTCGGAAGCAGAGGCCCCCCCAAGTCCCCTTCTCCGACCTGTGGGCGGGGATGCGCTGGGCGCCGGCGCGGCCTTTGCCCACCAAGAAGTGGACGTCGCTGAGCACTTCGTTGTTGAACAGGAAGGCGAAGCGCTCCTGCACCGTCGGCTTCGTCGCCTGCCAGTTGTAGGCCGGCTCCCGCggcccgggcggcggcggcgaaggCGAAGAGGAGCCCGGGCCCGAGGGCGAAGCAgcggtcgccgccgccgccgccgcggccccGCTGGCCCCCACCGGCAGCGGGTTGCTGCCTCTTCCTCCCGCTCCGTGGTTGTGCGTGggcccggaggaggaggaggaggaggaggcctgaGGCGAAGCAGCGGCGAGAGGCGGGGACGGCGGCGCTGCCTGAGGCGGCGAGAGCAGCAGCAGAGGCCCGTCTCCGCTGTTGGAGCAGgacgagggcggcggcggcgcaggTGAAGCGGGGAGCGGCGATGGCGGCGGGGGCGGCCCGTTGCTGGCCTGAGGGGGCGACGGCGCCGAGGTGTTGGAGGAGAGGCTGCCGCAGCCCCCGCCGCTTCCGACGGGCCCGGCTCCGGCCGCCATTTTGCGCGGTGGCAGCTGCTGGGGAGGGGCCGCCTGCAGCAGGAGGAGGGGGCGGCCGCCGGAGCCGCTGGAGAGGACGACGAGGGCGGCGGCCAGGAGGAGGCctgaaggcggcggcggcggcgttggGGCGGCGGGGGaaggcgggcggcgacggcggcggcggcggcaacagCAGCGGCCGCGGCCCATGAGGCGAAGGAGCCCGGGCGggcagggcggcggcggcggcgggtgaGGAGGAGGGGCTGCCATGCCTGCTCCGCTATTAATTACGAGGCGGCGGGCGAAGGGGAGAGAAGCGCGTCTTTTTCCCTTCGGTTGGGTTGTGCTCtgattaaaaaaatttaaaaaattatttggaattgAGACGTTTCAGAAAAGAAAGGCTTTGAAAACGCGGTTGGGGGGGTTTGTGCTTACGAAGAACAGACACTGCGGGATGCAGGATTTGGGAGGTCGCGATTCCCTGGAAGCAAGGgttttgaagtaaaaaaaaagggggggctttTTGAAATACGGGCCTTTTCATGacagaaaacattttctgtttttttagggCTCGCTTCTCTTCATCAAATAAAGGTGGTTTTTTTTAACGTATCCCTTGCTGTTTGAATTTGTAAATAGAGTTACTGCAAGCTACCAAGAATGATTTGATGCTGGATGCGGTTTTGTGGGACTGTCGTTTCAagcagggaaaaggaaaaagtgtCTCTTTCTGATAGTTTTAGAAAAGGAGTTAAAATGTTTGCCtgattttaaataagaaaacccTGATGGggttttttctatttaaaaaaatcatatctcATTCAGGGATAAATTAATTCAGGGGCACAATAAGAAAACGTTGTATAGGAATATCTATTGCACCACCTATTTTCCAAGTATTTATAAGGCGTCCTATAACAATTGTCAGGTGAAGGATATCatggaataaaaacatttaaattcaaATCCATTTAAATGCTAAAGTAGAATTGTAACTGTAGTTACCATTAGTCCTGAAGGCAGACTAATTAAGTTTTCCCTGCACTTTTCTAAGCATACAGTTGAATCCTGAATTTTCTTTATTAATGAAACCTTCTGTGGTGCAacagttaagatgttggacttggATGGGGTAGACCCAccttcaagtccatcctcagccatggaagctccatGGTGGACTAATCAATAACTGATCAATACAATTAAATTATTCTTAGTGTAAAGGACAGTCAAATAAGCAGTTGATAATCTATGGTGAAGATAGCACAAGGAATTCTTGGCAAGCATAGAAATAAGCATAATCTATGAGAATTTAGCATGTTAGCCAattcagtgaaagaaagaaaaggggtttCGAGAGTAGCACACTCTGTTCAATTAGAAAGTTGAAGCAGGAGCTCACTGTGTGGTGGTGGCTAGCTACAGCTGGAGAAGCCAGAAGGAGAAATGGAGAGACTTGCCacaacaaagaaaaccagaattttGGAGGCTTCCCACCAGagcaaagagggagaggaaatTGCAAGATGTACCattcacacacccacacacaccagaTATATGCTAAGGGGAACTGTATTTGCACAGATACCACTTTGCTTGAAAATGGGGAATACAGTGTTCTGGattgaaaagaagggaaagaactgAGAGCTGGTGTAATGTAATGGTGAAGATGCTGGGTGAGAAGCAGGGAGACTGGGTTCTAGTTCATCCTCACTTATGGAAGCTCCTGGAGAATTTTAAGCCAATCTTAGGCCAATCGttttctcagtccaacctaccccacaggttttttgggggaaatgggaagagagagcactatatatgccaccttgagctgagTGACGGGCAGAATAtgaatagcaaataaataaaagaatcatCTTTCATTTGCAACTTGTGTGCAGAGCTCTGGTCTTCAAAGGGCAGTGTTAGGACGACTCTCCcacaaaggggaaggaaggaaggcaatctCTATATCAGTAGCTGCTTTTCAGTGTCTTCTGGTTTTATCTGCTTTGTATGCTCCTTGGCTTCCTGAAGCCACAGTTCTCCAGGAGCTGGGGACTCCATTCAAAGGGAGGGTATTATTATACCACACCTTTGTCTGATTCTGGATCCAGCTGATCAGGTGAAGCTGGATGACTGTTCCAGACTGTGAAAGCAAGGCTGCTTCAGGGACCCATGGTGATTGTGCTTCCATTGTTTAAGAAGGCAATGTACTCGAGGAGTTTGATTCAGCTCCTGTAAGGCTGAGGAACCTCCCTAGATGGTACTTCTAATCCAGTTCAATGGTCTCTACTCATTTGAAGGACAACCTGGCTGGGCTCAAGTCCATCCAGTCCTCAAATAGCTCAGAGGTTTCTCTCTAAGCAAAAAGCTGGCAAGTGAGAGGGAAAGCTCAGGGCTGGTTGTCCATCTCTGCAGTTCTTCTTCAGCTATCTGCCCAAAGCAAAGTTATTGCTGATTCAGGAAAAAAAGGTGGTCAAAACCaatgagagagagacaaaaaaagAGTAAGGTTGGGCAATTTGA contains:
- the BTBD2 gene encoding BTB/POZ domain-containing protein 2, which gives rise to MAAGAGPVGSGGGCGSLSSNTSAPSPPQASNGPPPPPSPLPASPAPPPPSSCSNSGDGPLLLLSPPQAAPPSPPLAAASPQASSSSSSSGPTHNHGAGGRGSNPLPVGASGAAAAAAATAASPSGPGSSSPSPPPPGPREPAYNWQATKPTVQERFAFLFNNEVLSDVHFLVGKGRAGAQRIPAHRFVLAVGSAVFDAMFNGGMATTSTEIELPDVEPAAFLALLKFLYSDEVQIGPETVMTTLYTAKKYAVPALEAHCVEFLKKNLRADNAFMLLTQARLFDEPQLASLCLENIDKNTSDAINAEGFTDIDLDTLVAVLERDSLGIREVRLFNAVVRWAEAECQRQQLQVIPENKRKALGKALSLIRFPLMTIEEFAAGPAQSGILTDREVVSLFLHFTVNPKPRVEFIDRPRCCLRGKECSINRFQQVESRWGYSGTSDRIRFSVNKRIFIVGFGLYGSIHGPTDYQVNIQIIHTDSNTVLGQNDTGFSCDGSSNTFRVMFKEPVEILPTVSYTACATLKGPDSHYGTKGLRKVVHESPTTGTKTCFTFCYAAGNNNGTSVEDGQIPEIIFYT